One segment of Danio aesculapii chromosome 3, fDanAes4.1, whole genome shotgun sequence DNA contains the following:
- the atp6v0ca gene encoding ATPase H+ transporting V0 subunit ca has translation MATQNPLYAPFFAVMGASSAMVFSALGAAYGTAKSGTGIAAMSVMRPELIMKSIIPVVMAGIIAIYGLVVAVLIANNIGDTISLYKSFLHLGAGLSVGLSGLAAGFAIGIVGDAGVRGTAQQPRLFVGMILILIFAEVLGLYGLIVALILSTKG, from the exons ATGGCCACCCAGAACCCCCTGTACGCTCCCTTCTTCGCAGTGATGGGTGCCTCCTCGGCGATGGTGTTCAGCG CGCTGGGTGCTGCATACGGGACAGCCAAGAGCGGTACAGGCATTGCTGCCATGTCAGTGATGCGGCCGGAGCTGATCATGAAGTCCATCATTCCCGTGGTCATGGCGGGTATCATTGCCATCTACGGCCTGGTGGTGGCTGTGCTCATTGCCAACAATATCGGTGATACCATCTCTCTCTACAA GAGTTTCCTGCATCTGGGTGCGGGTCTGAGTGTGGGTCTGAGCGGTCTCGCTGCCGGCTTCGCCATCGGGATTGTGGGAGACGCAGGCGTGAGAGGAACGGCCCAGCAGCCGCGTCTGTTCGTGGGCATGATCCTCATCCTGATCTTCGCAGAGGTGCTGGGGCTCTACGGCCTGATCGTCGCCCTCATCCTGTCCACCAAGGGTTAA